The sequence gagacacacagagacacacagtgacagacagagacagagacagagacagaagagggGTTCATGGATGATGGTAGGGGAGGTATAATCTTTTCCTCATGTTTTCCAGAAAGAACTAGAGAGCATGGCTTTGGCACAGAGACTGGGTCAGAGCAGCCCCAGGGCAGAATTTGAGGACAGCTTCCTGAACTCCTCATAAAGCCCCACCCCTGTCCTGTGCTTCTGCCACCTCCTGCGCTCCCTGGCAGCCAGGAGATCTgactttccctccccttccatctATGGAGAGATGCTGATGTTGTTTCTTCTGCAGGTCTGACCTTTTCTGGTCTGACCCGTGAGGACAATGACCTGTCCATGGCTGACATGTATGAGGAGGAGCAGTTCTTCGAGATCCTGGCCAAGGAGGACCCCAAGGTTGGCAGCTggctccctcctctgctcccagagcacccccccccacctctctgccatTGTCTCCTCCCTGGGAGTGCCAGGCAGGGCAGCACCTCTctgcggggggtggaggggggactGTGGGCTGAAGATGCTGATTTTGTGCACACCCCTGCCTGGGTGGGGGGGCCATGTGGGGGAGGCGCTGAGCTGGCTAAGGTgctatgggggggggggcagggtctgGGATGTCAGTCCCAGGAAGACTAGCAGGAATAAGGGCAGGGGCCTACCAGCCCGCTTCAGGCCCTAAAGGACAGAAAGAACACAGACGATCCTGCTGGCTTAGGAGGCACCCCAGAGCCTCATCCTGGGGCCCTGACAAGGGCTGTTGGGGTGTCTGAGAGATCACCTCAAGGGGTATCGTTTTCTGACAGGGTGACCAGATAATCACCCCCTGTAAGACTTGTATGGCTATAATCAAGTGGCTGAGAAGAGTCCTGAGACACAATCACACGCAGGTGAGGCCTTGCGATTTGGGGAGCCATCTGCAGTGTGGTCAAGGGCATGAGTGGGGAttcagggggtgggggcagcgctGAGGGAGGGCCAGATCTTGTCAGCTGGGAATCTGTGGGCTCCCCTCCTGTGTCTGGGAACGGACTTCAGAGAATCCCCTGAAATGGCACAGCTCTGGGCGCATAAATGTAGGAAGCAGAGTGCGCGTGGTTTCCATTCCCCTGTTAAAGGAAACTTGTCCCCAGAGAAAGCAGGAACTTTCCCCTGTAGCCCCACTGCGTGTGTCCATGGAGGAGCTTTCTGAGGCTGGTTCCGGGGGGCCTGGGTCAGGACAGATCaactccagctctgccactccctGGCTGCCTGGCTAGGCTCAGCCCTCAGGctttctgagcctcggtttcctacCTGAAGAATGAGATGGAAAATAATCCCCATCTTGCAAGTCGCCTAAGCCTTTTAAAGGAGCTGATGGGGTGGGACATGTTTGGCTCCCTGTCAGGCGCTAAGTCAGGGCTGATCGTACCAAGAAGTCTTGtttcatcctccctccctcccctttgctCCCTGATTGGGCTCAGCCTCTTGGCGCTGCCCAGCCCTCCCTCAGCCCCGGGTTTTCAGCTTTATCCTTCCCCACTGCGATGGCAGCAGAACATACTTCAATATCGAACGTGCCAAGGCTCCACGCTCTCTCTTCTCCTAACCTTCCTGCCTCAGCCCTGAGCATGAGCCCCAGGCCTGGGACCCAGGCAGCTTGGCAGCAGAACCTTCCATGTGGGTCTAGCGGCTGAGAGCGCCATTCCCCATGCAGAGGGCCAAGGGCTGGGGTGATGATGCGCAGGGCACTGAGACACGACAGGGCCAACTGTCCTCTCAACAGCCAGTGCGGGCCAGGATTGGGCTGGAGCCTGGGCACGAGGGTCAATCGCTCCAGCCCCTGCTTCCATGGCCACCCGGCACCGTCCCACTCCCGGCATGTCATGGTCAGGGCGGCCCAGGGCCTCGAGCTGCTGGGGGCCCGCAGGGGGCTGACCCGGGCAGAGCTCCCCTGACTCCTCCGTCTTTCTGTGGTGCTGTTACTGCAGGAAGCCATCAGGTGGGCTGTGTCCGCGGTATGCCAGAAGATATACATACCCAGGCGTGTATGTGACAAAACAGTCACTAAATACCTTAGTGCCATCACCCAGGGTCTCGAGAATGACAATTCCCCCCAGAAAATCTGTGTGAAAATCAGGATGTGCAGACCGGAAATAGGTGAGTGCGGAGGGGACAGCAGGGACTTCTGGCTGGAGGGCCCGGGTCACGACCCCGTGAGTGCTGCTTTTCTCACAGGCAATCCTGGGGTGACAGCAGGTCTCCATCGATGGTCAGCCAGGCACCTGAGCAAGTGGCTTCACCTCAGTGAGCCTGAGTGTCCTTACCCGTGAAGGGGATAAtaatctctatttcttttcttttcttcttcttcttcttttttttttttttgagtcgtttttccttttttaaatttaaattcaattaattcacatataatgtattatttgtttcaggggacaggtctgtgatttatcagtcttattgtaacacccagtgttcataacaATCCCTATTTCCTATTTCAAATAAGGATTGAATGAGATGATTATGCATAAGGAGGTTGATGCCAGGGAAGTGGTCTCAGATTGGGATACTCCTAGACATCAGAGCCCTGGTtgatctcccctccccccaccagcaccGGTCTCGGTCTCGGGGGATGGGAGCCAGGCACCAACTTTGCCCAGCACCCTGGGGGCGCCTAAGCGCTGGGCTCAGGAACCCTGCTGGCACGGATGGCCCTGCAGTCCCTTCCTCCAGGGCTGCTCAGGCTGTGTCCATGCATCACACCAGGGGGACATGGGGCAGGGAAGGGCCCTCTGAGTGGCTCTGGCAGCTTGTTTAGCCTTGAGGAGGCTTTGGACTTGCAGATCTGGAGTCACCCTGTACAGTGAGCTCCCCACCATTCCCCTTCATGGAGCTTGTGGTTTTTATTTCCAAAACCCCACAGCCTGCTCAGGCTCCTGACTGGGTTTCAGGACGTAACTCTGGGTGTGTTCAGAGGGGCAGGCGGCTCTGGGTCCCCATTTCCCCCGGAGACCCCACACACCTGCGCACAGCGGGCTTCTCTCACCACTTCAGGTCTTGGAGCCTCTGGGGCCTTACCCGACTTTCGGGAGAAGCACAGAATCTTCAACAATCATCACCAGCTCCTGCCTTCCTAAATCCAGGACGGACCCTCCAGTTTCCCTCACCGAACTCTTTGTAGCGCCCTCCCCTGGTAGAGAATAAAATGTCATGCAAGCTTGTAGCCCCAGCTTCCGTTCCTTTGGTGGGTatgagggaggggctgggaggcatGCCTGGGAGACCCAGACACGCATTCAGTCCACGTTTACTCTATGTGTCCCGCTGCGTTCTAGAGGCTAGGGATTTCGCAGTGAACCAGTCAGGGTTAGCAGCCGTGAAATATGTATGAAGCCCTCACTAGAGACACACACTCCTCTAAGAGCTGGGGTACCCCGTGAATATACCCCCAGAAGCTCGCACACTAGCAGGGGAGAGCAGTAGTCTTGTAGCTGAGAGGGCTTTCGATCATCAGGAACAGAAAcctgttctttgcttttctttgcagGGAGcccctttttttctgtttggggGGGTGTTGTTTAGGATTCTTTTGCTTGTGAGCAACAGAAATCTTAGCTCATTCTGGCTTAAATGCATAAAGCAATTTATTGGGTGAAATCATTAAACAGTCCATGGATAGCTTCAGGCACAAAATGATCCAGAAATTTGTGGGGTCACCAGAGCTCCGGTCCTGTGAATCGGCCGTTCTCTCAGTTCCTCCCACCACTGTGTACTGAGATTGCTCTCGGACTAGCTTCCTTCTGGGCAGCAGCCATGGGCACATCAGGTCCAACCTTGACCTTATAGACCATGTcatgaagagggaaggaaggttcTTTGCTATCCTGTCTTTCAGAAGCTCCCTTGGAAGAGAATGGCAGGATCTTTTCCAGAAGGACCATCAGACATCTCTGTTCTCACTGGCCAGAATGGGCCTAGCACCCATTTTGAACCCATCCCTCTGTTCCGAGGGCATGGGCTACACTGATTAGTCAGGACACACTGCTGTGGCTGATGCAGAGTTTACAAGCCCCCTCCCCACAATCATTTGGGTGAGAATGGAcatgcaaatcttttttttttttttttaagattttatttatttatttgacagacagagatcacaagtaggcagagaggtaggcagaaagagagaggaggaagcaggctccccgctgagcagaaagcccaatgcggggctccatcccaggaccctgggatcatgacccaagccaaaggcagaggctttaacccactgagccacccagactccccagtGGACATACAAATCTTTAAGAGATTGTCATTGGAGGTGGGGCAAAGGGTTGCTGGCGGTCACAAGGAACAATGGTGCATTCAATCATAAAAGCAGGTTAAGACTTCACCAGTGGTGAAATCTTGGACCATTTTAATACaaaacagaatatggcaaaagcaGATTATACCCCATTAGGTAAATTAGAATCcatgaatttatataaataataaattaatacataatgGAAAAAGGAAAGTGTTCCCTTACTGCAGAATGCCAAATAATCATGTGGACTTATTGCCAAGTATATTCCTAAGACCTGCTtactaatttaatattaattaacaaATTGCATTATTAGTTAAGTTGACAGTGGAGAAAACTGGCAGGCAGGTGATGAATgttttctgcccctcctgccccaaaATGCATACATCCTGAGGAAAtctcagacaaacccaaactgacTTTTTACACAGGAGCTGGCCTTCAGTATGCCAAGGTCAGGAAAGACAAGAGAAGGCGGAGGGCCTGTTAGGGATCAAAGGAAACTAAGCAGACACTAGGCATAGTTCTAACGGATGACCCTGCCATTAGGGACATGACCTGCAGTCTGTGATGACAATATTGTGCCAGTGTCAGCGTCCTGATGTGGCTGGTGGTGCCAGTTTTTGGATGACAGTGTCCTTACAAGGACAGTGTCCTTGTAAGGAAACATGCACTAAAGCATTAAGGGGGTCCTGGGGCACCGAGTCTGCCATGGACTGCCAATGATTTAGAAGACATGATAACATGCCCACACAGAAACACTACGATGAAATGCACACCACATACATGTAGTAAAATGTTACGGGGTGGGGGAAAATCTGGTGAAGGTGAAAAGGAGCTCTTTGTTCTAGTCTTACACGTTTTTTCCTAAATTTgtcaagatttaaaaataaaaataaatgactggTAGTAATCTGACCTTAGCCcatggatggatggtggtgacaTGTACTGAGGGGGAAGACATTTGGATGGGTGGACTTGAAGAGAATAAGGAAGGGTTCTACTTTGACCCTAAGAAGTGTGTCTATTCCATAGGCAGGTAGAAATGTCAACAGGCAGGTGAATGGGGGGGCGGGGTCAGGGCCAAGTCCACACTTGAGGTCCCTGAACTGGATGTGAAGGACAGGGAGAAAGTGCAGAAGGAGAGCATTCCTGCGAGGACAGAAGGGACAAGTCAGCCTgtggaagcagggaggggggcgTGCGGTGAGGAGCCAGCAAGGGGACTGAGGAGGGGGAGCCCGTGAGATTCCCAGGGGGAATCCAGACATGGGGCCCAAGAGCCAAGAGAACAAAATGTTTTGGGAACTAGAGAATGGCTGACCACGTCCAGGGCTGATGGGAAGTTAAGAAAGGACAGAGGAATGGCCATTGGCTTCGGGTGCTTTTGCGCCTTGGTGACCTTAGTCAGACATTCAGTGCTAGGAAAGGACGACACCTATGTGGCGCGGGAGTGAAGGATGTGAAATCAGTAGGTGTGGACAGCTTAATGAAGGGGCTTGTGTCAAGACTTGGAGAGCAGTGGGGCGAAGCTGGAGGCCATGTGAAGTTAGAGGTGGGGGTCTGTGTTTCAGGTGTGTACATGCGGATGGGAATGGTCCCAGCGGGGGTGAGGGGCTGATGGTGCAGGACTGAACCGAGGGACAGCCTCAGGGGAGGCCTCGAGAAGGGAGAGGTTGGGTCCAGGACACAATGGAGGGTTAGCATAAGGTGGGAGCATAAGAAGGTGGCCTCAGCCTTAGGGGTAGAAGCTGGCAAAGGACGGAGGCCAAGCCAGCTCTGGTCACCTGTCAGGAGTCAGTGTGAGGGCACTGGTGTCATGACATCGACTTTGGGAGCACCTGTTCTCTTTCACAGacagttctgttttctgttctttctttccccttctaaTGGGTCattctttcttattcatttgtatcttgcaatttttttttattgttgttgaaaatatttttgatattatcGTGGGAAATCTGGCTCCGGGTCACCCACCCCTGACCTTGTCATTGCTATTCACTAGTTTACTTGCTTAGTGACTGCAGAATTAATCTGAGTGGCCGCCCATCACTGGTTCTCAGGGGAGGTCTCTGATGGTGCCCATCGGGGGAGCAGCCTTGAGCTTGCCCACAACTACCCTGGGCTGACAGCTGTTCAGGcagggctctctgtctctttctctaacaCCCGCTGCTTACTCTATTGTTTTCAACATGCCTCAGGGAATGAATTCTTCACGGTGGAATTCAATCAAATCAAAATGTCTTTGTAAGATGAGTGCCTGAGGTCAGTGTTAGAGATTCATTCTGACCCTAGGAGGCCCCTTCCCCGCTGCCTCTTCCCCCATTTTTCTCCAGCAAATTAGCCTGCCTCCGGTTTAGCCTATATTTCTTAATGCATCTATCAATCTCCTAACAAGTGTCTTTCACCATGacctttactgtttttttttttttaagattttatttatttatctgacagacagagatcacaagtaggcagagaggcaggcagagagagaggaggaagcaggctccctgctgagcagagagcccgatgtggggctcgatcccaggaccctgggatcatgacctgagctgaaggcagaggctttaacccactgagccacccaggcgcccccacctttACTGTTTTTGAGAGCTCCAGAAAGCTTGCAGCTTGCTACAATCTGTTGCAAATGGAGTCCATTCTTTTAGGGAGGAGTTTGGAGCTCTCTCTGGCCGCTTCTCCCTCCTGGGGGAAATCTTAGAGCCAAGGCTCTGTGCCTGTAGTGGGGACAACGGGGTAGTGGGGACAACGGTGGCTGGGTCTGAGGACCCCAAGAAGGTCCAGCAGGACCAGCCAAGAGAGTCCTTGGCTTCAGGCAGGGTGGAAATCAATCTCCAGCTGAGAGGAAGTAAGCACACGGTTTATTGAAGACGGAGCATCTTGGAGactcagaaggaaagaaacatgaGTCTTGTTTTTGCTTGTGGTCTTGGGTTTTTATTGAAGACGGTGGTCCGGAACTGGTCAAAACAAAGAGGAGTGTTTAGGTGTTCTCCATAAGTCTCTTATGCCCTGAACATGACaacccccatctctgcctcccctcccccaccgttACTCCTCAGATGTTAGCTATTGTGCTGGAAGACTCTATAAAGAAATTGTAAAGTCCTTGACCTTGACAAGGAGGGCATGCGTTACTTTTACCATAAGACATGTATAGGGTGCGGTTTTGGTCCTAGCAAGAACAGAAGCAGCAAGAGAGTCTTTCATGGGGTCCCTTTAGTTTCCCTGTCTCACAATGATGTACTTCTCTCTGAGTGACAACCCCACTCCAGTAGCTGAGTACTCTGTGGGTCTGGAGGCCACAGCCCCAGGCCTCCTTGGCTTGCCAGTCCTGGTGGGAATTCCTTGCCCATGAGCTTTCTAAGGGACCGGGGTGGGTCCGGTATACTGGGCCCTGCCACATTCCATGCAGAGCACCAGTCCCACCAGTAgagtctgagcagaagacagccccGTCTTAAGTGTCCTTGCCTGAGACTTGGTCTTAGCAACAGATCAGCTGGGGATAGCCTGATGGCTGGGatctgggaggagagagagccctGGGTTCTTGTCTGTACCAGACAGGAGGGGAGTTTCCATCTCTCCGAGCTGCGAGGAGAGGGACAAGGTGGGTCTTGGTTCAAATACCACAGACTCCATGTAGTTCTTCCTGAGTTTTAGTAGATTTTTCTGGAATAAATCTTTCTTCATTTGCTCTGTGCACTTAGCTGCCAGAGAATTtagattgttattttaaaaacaattttccccGGCTCCACTGGGTCATGGATCCACAGAGCATCTCACACTGTTGTGCAGGACGTGGAACTGCCTGGATGTTTTCTTTTGACAAGTGTAACCGCAGAGAAACCAGGGACGACAGCCCATACAGTGTCAGTCAGTTGCTCAGTGTTTAGTGGCCTGATGCTATCGAAACCACTTAACAGCATAAagttgaacaaaaataaaaatggctgcaCTAATGCTTCAGGGAAGCTGGATTTTAAACCACGTCAcctttttcatctcttctgcaaacctcccctcctcccttcttggCCTTTTGTTTCAGGAGCCCGGTACCACCCTGAAGACAGGAAAAACCAGGCTGAAGTCGCAGACGTGATTCCTGTCAAAACCAGCTTGATCCTGTATTTCCCTAGTAACTTCCATTCCCCCCTCAGACCCTTTCCTCCAGATGGGCTTGCAGAGTTGAAGGTCATGGCCTGCTGCAGCCTCCTTTGCCTGGCAAAGCCATAGAGCTATATTCTCTTTTTACTAAACCGTGTCTTTGCTTTGTGCATTTCGGTTCCAGAGTATAGAGGTTGGTGTTTGCCATCCAAtggcagggtcagggtcaaagcaACGTGGGGTGACAAGTTTCCATTTCTAGGTGCTAATTCTTGGTGCTTCCCACATAGTGACCTGGAAGCCAGTTTTACAGACATGGAGGCTGAAGCAGGGAGAGATGAAAGGCCATGTGGAAGGTTCCCGGGCCCTGAC comes from Neovison vison isolate M4711 chromosome 8, ASM_NN_V1, whole genome shotgun sequence and encodes:
- the GNLY gene encoding granulysin isoform X1, which produces MTFWAFLLLASVLLATPGLTFSGLTREDNDLSMADMYEEEQFFEILAKEDPKGDQIITPCKTCMAIIKWLRRVLRHNHTQEAIRWAVSAVCQKIYIPRRVCDKTVTKYLSAITQGLENDNSPQKICVKIRMCRPEIGLGASGALPDFREKHRIFNNHHQLLPS
- the GNLY gene encoding granulysin isoform X2 → MADMYEEEQFFEILAKEDPKGDQIITPCKTCMAIIKWLRRVLRHNHTQEAIRWAVSAVCQKIYIPRRVCDKTVTKYLSAITQGLENDNSPQKICVKIRMCRPEIGLGASGALPDFREKHRIFNNHHQLLPS